The Patescibacteria group bacterium genome includes a window with the following:
- the rpsJ gene encoding 30S ribosomal protein S10 produces the protein MPAGRLRVKLKSYDYRVIDEAAAKILDVAIATGAKIVGPIPLPTKRSVVSVLRSPFTDKDSQEHFEVLVHKRLIEIHDPSERTIDSLSNLELPAGVSIEIKM, from the coding sequence ATGCCAGCAGGAAGATTGAGGGTTAAGCTCAAAAGTTATGACTATCGAGTCATAGACGAAGCGGCAGCTAAAATTTTAGATGTCGCTATTGCTACTGGTGCTAAAATAGTTGGCCCAATTCCCCTTCCCACTAAAAGAAGTGTTGTTTCTGTATTAAGGTCTCCTTTTACTGACAAAGATTCGCAAGAGCATTTTGAGGTTCTAGTTCATAAAAGATTAATTGAGATTCATGATCCTTCTGAGAGAACAATTGACTCTCTTTCTAACCTCGAGCTTCCGGCAGGAGTCTCAATTGAAATTAAGATGTAA
- the tuf gene encoding elongation factor Tu, whose amino-acid sequence MAGETKQKFERTKPHVNVGTIGHVDHGKTTLTAAITTVLSKQPGNNTRAYRFDEIDNAPEEKQRGVTINISHLEYETEKRHYAHIDAPGHADYIKNMITGAAQMDGAILVISAADGPMPQTREHVILARQVNVPAIVVFLNKIDTVDDPEIVDLVEADVRELLKKYEYPGDEVPVIRGSALKALEGDPEAEKQILELMKAVDEYIPEPKRDVDKPFLMPIEDVFSIKGRGTVVTGRVERGKLTVNEEVEMVGLRPTQKTVVTGLEMFRKTLDYAEAGDNVGVLLRGIEKDQVERGQVLAKPGTITPHTEFEAEVYILSKDEGGRHTPFFSGYKPQFFIKTADITGEVTLPEGIEMVMPGDNAKMKVKLIQPVAMEEGFRFAIREGGSTVGAGVITKIIA is encoded by the coding sequence ATGGCAGGAGAAACAAAACAAAAATTTGAGAGAACAAAACCGCATGTAAATGTTGGAACTATTGGCCATGTTGATCATGGTAAGACCACTTTAACTGCGGCTATTACTACTGTTTTATCCAAGCAACCTGGAAATAATACAAGAGCTTATAGGTTTGATGAAATTGACAACGCTCCAGAAGAGAAACAGAGAGGTGTTACCATTAACATATCTCATCTTGAGTATGAAACAGAAAAACGTCATTATGCTCATATTGATGCTCCTGGTCACGCTGACTATATCAAGAACATGATCACTGGTGCAGCTCAAATGGATGGTGCTATTTTGGTTATTTCAGCTGCTGATGGTCCGATGCCTCAAACTAGAGAGCATGTTATTTTAGCTCGTCAGGTAAACGTTCCTGCAATTGTAGTTTTCTTGAACAAGATTGATACTGTTGATGATCCAGAAATTGTTGATTTGGTTGAAGCTGATGTTCGTGAGCTTCTTAAGAAATATGAGTATCCTGGTGATGAAGTGCCTGTAATTAGGGGTTCAGCTCTTAAGGCTTTAGAAGGAGATCCTGAAGCAGAAAAACAAATTTTGGAGTTAATGAAAGCTGTAGATGAGTATATTCCTGAGCCAAAAAGAGATGTTGATAAGCCTTTCTTGATGCCAATTGAAGATGTTTTCTCTATTAAAGGAAGAGGTACGGTTGTTACAGGTAGAGTTGAAAGAGGTAAACTAACTGTAAATGAGGAAGTCGAAATGGTTGGTCTTAGACCAACACAGAAAACTGTAGTTACTGGTCTTGAGATGTTTAGAAAGACTCTTGATTATGCTGAAGCCGGAGACAATGTTGGAGTTTTATTGCGCGGTATTGAAAAAGATCAAGTCGAGAGAGGTCAAGTTCTGGCCAAGCCTGGAACAATTACTCCTCATACCGAGTTTGAGGCAGAAGTTTATATCTTGAGTAAGGATGAAGGAGGAAGGCACACTCCATTCTTCTCAGGTTATAAGCCCCAATTCTTTATTAAAACTGCTGATATTACAGGAGAAGTAACTTTGCCTGAAGGTATAGAAATGGTTATGCCTGGTGATAATGCTAAGATGAAGGTTAAATTGATTCAACCTGTTGCTATGGAAGAAGGTTTCAGATTCGCCATTCGTGAAGGTGGAAGCACAGTTGGTGCAGGTGTTATTACAAAAATAATTGCTTAA